The Thioclava nitratireducens genome includes a region encoding these proteins:
- the tnpB gene encoding IS66 family insertion sequence element accessory protein TnpB (TnpB, as the term is used for proteins encoded by IS66 family insertion elements, is considered an accessory protein, since TnpC, encoded by a neighboring gene, is a DDE family transposase.): protein MIGPGTGVRVYLACGATDMRKGIAGLSALAQDVLRQKPTSGAVFAFRGRKGDRLKLLYWDGQGFCLYYKVLERGRFPWPNTEAGVARLTSAQLAMLWEGIDWRRPDWGAPPARVG, encoded by the coding sequence ATGATCGGTCCGGGCACCGGCGTTCGCGTCTACTTGGCATGCGGCGCAACGGACATGCGGAAGGGAATTGCCGGCCTTTCGGCCCTGGCTCAGGACGTGTTGCGCCAGAAGCCAACCAGCGGTGCGGTTTTTGCCTTCCGGGGGCGCAAGGGGGATCGTCTGAAGCTGCTCTACTGGGATGGCCAAGGCTTCTGCCTCTACTACAAGGTCCTCGAGCGCGGGCGCTTTCCCTGGCCGAACACCGAAGCTGGGGTAGCGCGGTTGACCTCCGCCCAGCTGGCGATGCTGTGGGAGGGGATAGACTGGCGACGACCGGACTGGGGCGCACCGCCCGCCCGGGTCGGGTAG
- the tnpA gene encoding IS66-like element accessory protein TnpA — MLGEVLGVERRRRWSDDEKLEIVLEVGVGGASVTQVAQRHELTRSQIYGWRRDLKKRGLWSPDRGAVFLPVDFGPHSEPAQSPAPSRPVLVELRLSNGRCLRFDSSMDGEALTRLIRAVEAA; from the coding sequence ATGCTGGGCGAGGTTCTGGGCGTTGAGCGGCGCCGGCGGTGGAGTGATGACGAGAAGCTCGAGATCGTGCTCGAGGTGGGTGTTGGCGGGGCCTCGGTTACGCAGGTTGCCCAACGGCACGAGCTCACGCGGTCGCAGATCTATGGCTGGCGTCGTGACCTGAAGAAGAGGGGGCTTTGGTCGCCAGATCGGGGCGCGGTTTTTCTGCCGGTCGATTTCGGGCCGCATTCCGAACCCGCACAATCCCCTGCACCCTCTCGGCCTGTTCTTGTGGAACTGCGGCTTTCCAACGGTCGTTGCCTTCGTTTCGACAGCAGCATGGATGGCGAGGCGCTGACCCGGCTGATCCGTGCGGTGGAAGCGGCATGA